From one Tsukamurella tyrosinosolvens genomic stretch:
- the tatA gene encoding Sec-independent protein translocase subunit TatA has product MGWHTPTFWIIAAVVLLILFGGKKLPDAARGLGRSMRIFKSEMDEMKTEGEKKPATEQPQAQVTEQPIDVQTVQPSEADHKSA; this is encoded by the coding sequence ATGGGCTGGCATACCCCGACGTTCTGGATCATCGCCGCGGTGGTTCTGCTGATTCTGTTCGGCGGCAAGAAGCTGCCCGACGCGGCGCGCGGCCTGGGGCGTTCGATGCGCATCTTCAAGAGCGAGATGGACGAGATGAAGACCGAGGGCGAGAAGAAGCCCGCTACTGAGCAGCCGCAGGCGCAGGTCACCGAGCAGCCGATCGACGTCCAGACGGTGCAGCCGTCCGAGGCCGACCACAAGTCGGCGTAG
- the tatC gene encoding twin-arginine translocase subunit TatC: MKIPFDPRRRRAVVNPDGTMSIVEHLYELRTRLLWSLLAIVLTSIVGFWWYSHGPFGLPSTGHLLTGPYCDLPPTSRASITRDGECRLLATGVFDQFNLRLKVAVATGVLLACPVWLYQIWAFIVPALHRNEKRYTAAFVALGGTLFVSGAVLGYLMITSAFNFFLSVGNETQVTALQGPDYFSFVLNVMAIFGISFELPLFIIALNLVGVLKYAKLKQWRRGLLLSMFVFAAFLTPTGDPFTMLTLGAALAVLLELSIQFARWNDRRKAKRSVGADAWTGELDDETASPAPSSPQPIGASAGPSGSTLAAPAPLDEPEKITRASIPRSGFDDVL, translated from the coding sequence TTGAAGATTCCGTTCGATCCCCGTCGTCGTCGTGCCGTCGTCAACCCCGACGGCACGATGTCGATCGTGGAGCACCTTTACGAGCTCCGGACCCGGCTGCTGTGGTCGCTGCTGGCGATCGTCCTGACCTCGATCGTCGGCTTCTGGTGGTACAGCCACGGCCCGTTCGGGCTGCCCTCGACGGGCCACCTGCTCACAGGCCCGTACTGCGACCTCCCGCCCACCTCGCGCGCATCGATCACCCGCGACGGTGAGTGCCGGCTGCTCGCGACCGGCGTCTTCGACCAGTTCAATCTGCGCCTGAAGGTCGCCGTCGCCACCGGTGTGCTGCTGGCCTGCCCCGTGTGGCTGTACCAGATCTGGGCGTTCATCGTGCCCGCGCTGCACCGCAACGAGAAGCGGTACACCGCGGCCTTCGTCGCGCTCGGCGGCACCCTGTTCGTCAGCGGCGCGGTGCTCGGCTACCTGATGATCACGAGCGCCTTCAACTTCTTCCTGTCTGTGGGCAACGAGACCCAGGTGACGGCCCTGCAGGGTCCCGACTATTTCAGCTTCGTGCTGAACGTGATGGCGATCTTCGGCATCAGCTTCGAGCTGCCGCTGTTCATCATCGCGCTCAACTTGGTCGGTGTCCTCAAGTACGCCAAGCTCAAGCAGTGGCGGCGGGGACTCCTGCTCTCGATGTTCGTCTTCGCGGCCTTCCTGACCCCGACCGGCGACCCGTTCACGATGCTGACCTTGGGAGCAGCGCTGGCGGTGCTCCTCGAACTCTCCATCCAGTTCGCGCGGTGGAACGACCGCCGCAAGGCCAAGCGCAGCGTCGGCGCGGACGCCTGGACGGGCGAGCTCGACGACGAGACGGCGTCGCCGGCACCGTCGTCCCCGCAGCCGATCGGCGCCTCGGCGGGCCCGTCGGGAAGCACCCTCGCCGCCCCCGCCCCGCTCGACGAGCCCGAGAAGATCACGCGCGCCTCGATCCCGCGTTCGGGGTTCGATGACGTCCTCTGA
- a CDS encoding DEAD/DEAH box helicase, translated as MTSSEFDSFTAALEFTLDPFQVQGCRALEQGRGVLVCAPTGAGKTVVGEFAVHLALAGGTKCFYTTPIKALSNQKHAELTARYGAQNVGLLTGDTAINSSAPVVVMTTEVLRNMLYANSTTLDGLSHVVMDEVHYLADRFRGAVWEEVILHLPQDVRLVSLSATVSNAEEFGAWITEVRGSTEVIVDEHRPVPLWQHMLVGRRLFDLFDTKALRTAQESGQKNLVLDADLVRYVKQRESLDRSFEPGINSRTGRRTGGRGRPQATRRPIPRPDVIALLDAEGLLPAITFVFSRSGCEQALTQCLRSPVVLTDQAQAEEIGRIVDKHVAEFSPADLDLLGYEEWRAALLRGFAAHHAGMLPAFRHAVEELFVKGLVRAVFATETLALGINMPARTVVLERLVKYNGESHVELTPGEYTQLTGRAGRRGIDIEGHAVVLWQTGVRPQEVAGLAGARTFPLISSFSPGYNMSINLLDRLGRHGAERLLEASFAQFQADRSVVGLAKRVERGEKELATLSAQITEAAGGADYLEYVRLREAVRARERSLRREHLADRRDGAATALAELRRGDVIAVTGGRRRGLALVVEPSGDRRDPKPVVVTESSWSGRVGAADFVGDIAVLGTLRVPKNADYRSGRGKRDLASTLRNSAISAPRQQAKAQRPAASDTQLADLRARMRAHPAHTGQRAPELDRLAERYARLEREVTASAATVRATTSSLAVTFERIVALLGDRGYIETVDGESELTEAGHRLARVYSESDLLVCECIEDGVFDGLDPAGLAAVVSALVFESRGERGGMLLTGEKVPGAVRSAVRDVADRWTDIVAAEAAHRLEPSREPDIGFVAPMHQWAAGGTLAAVLMAAGERGRPLPAGDFVRWCRQVIDLLDQIKQTSFETRPGLATVATAAIAAVRRGVVAESG; from the coding sequence ATGACGTCCTCTGAGTTCGACAGCTTCACCGCCGCCCTCGAGTTCACCCTCGACCCGTTCCAGGTCCAGGGCTGCCGCGCGCTGGAGCAGGGACGCGGCGTTCTCGTCTGCGCCCCGACCGGCGCCGGCAAGACCGTGGTCGGCGAGTTCGCCGTGCACCTGGCCCTCGCGGGCGGCACCAAGTGCTTCTACACCACGCCGATCAAGGCGCTCTCCAACCAGAAGCACGCCGAACTGACGGCGCGCTACGGCGCGCAGAACGTCGGGCTGCTGACCGGGGACACCGCGATCAACTCCTCCGCACCCGTGGTCGTGATGACCACCGAGGTGCTGCGGAACATGCTCTACGCGAATTCGACCACCCTCGACGGCCTGAGCCACGTCGTGATGGACGAGGTGCACTACCTCGCGGACCGGTTCCGCGGCGCGGTGTGGGAGGAGGTGATCCTGCACCTCCCGCAGGACGTGCGCCTCGTCAGCCTGTCGGCGACGGTGTCCAACGCCGAGGAGTTCGGCGCGTGGATCACGGAGGTCCGCGGCAGCACCGAGGTGATCGTCGACGAGCACCGCCCGGTGCCGCTGTGGCAGCACATGCTCGTCGGCCGCAGGCTGTTCGACCTCTTCGACACGAAGGCGCTGCGCACGGCGCAGGAGTCGGGCCAGAAGAACCTCGTCCTCGACGCCGACCTGGTGCGCTACGTCAAGCAGCGCGAATCGCTGGACCGCAGCTTCGAACCCGGTATCAACAGCCGCACGGGGCGCCGCACCGGCGGCCGGGGCCGCCCCCAGGCGACCCGTCGCCCGATCCCGCGGCCCGACGTCATCGCGCTGCTCGACGCCGAGGGCCTGCTGCCGGCGATCACGTTCGTCTTCTCACGGTCCGGTTGCGAACAGGCGCTGACCCAGTGCCTGCGGTCGCCGGTGGTGCTCACGGATCAGGCGCAGGCCGAGGAGATCGGCCGCATCGTCGACAAGCACGTCGCGGAGTTCTCGCCCGCCGACCTCGACCTGCTGGGCTACGAGGAGTGGCGCGCGGCGCTGCTCCGCGGCTTCGCCGCGCACCACGCCGGCATGCTGCCCGCGTTCCGGCACGCCGTCGAGGAGCTGTTCGTGAAGGGCCTGGTGCGGGCCGTCTTCGCCACGGAGACCCTCGCGCTGGGCATCAACATGCCCGCGCGCACCGTCGTGCTGGAACGCCTGGTCAAGTACAACGGCGAGTCGCACGTCGAGCTGACCCCGGGCGAGTACACCCAGCTCACCGGCCGGGCCGGCCGCCGTGGTATCGACATCGAGGGCCACGCCGTGGTGCTGTGGCAGACCGGCGTGCGCCCGCAGGAGGTCGCCGGTCTCGCCGGCGCCCGCACGTTCCCGCTGATCAGCTCGTTCTCGCCCGGCTACAACATGTCGATCAACCTGCTCGACCGTCTCGGCCGCCATGGTGCCGAGCGACTGCTCGAGGCCAGCTTCGCGCAGTTCCAGGCCGACCGGTCCGTCGTCGGGCTGGCCAAGCGCGTCGAGCGCGGCGAGAAGGAGCTCGCGACGCTCAGCGCCCAGATCACCGAGGCCGCGGGCGGCGCCGACTACCTCGAGTACGTACGGCTGCGCGAGGCGGTCCGGGCCCGGGAGCGGTCCCTGCGCCGCGAGCATCTCGCGGACCGCCGCGACGGTGCCGCCACCGCGCTCGCCGAGCTGCGCCGCGGCGACGTCATCGCCGTGACGGGCGGCCGCCGCCGGGGCTTGGCACTGGTGGTGGAGCCCTCGGGCGACCGCCGCGATCCCAAGCCCGTCGTGGTCACCGAGAGCAGCTGGTCGGGCCGCGTCGGCGCCGCCGACTTCGTGGGCGACATCGCCGTGCTCGGGACGCTCCGGGTACCGAAGAACGCCGACTACCGCTCCGGCCGCGGCAAGCGCGATCTCGCGTCCACGCTGCGCAACAGCGCCATCTCCGCGCCGCGGCAGCAGGCGAAGGCGCAGCGGCCCGCCGCGTCCGACACCCAGCTCGCCGACCTCCGGGCCCGGATGCGGGCCCACCCCGCGCACACCGGGCAGCGCGCCCCCGAGCTGGACCGGCTCGCCGAACGCTACGCCCGGCTGGAGCGCGAGGTCACCGCGTCGGCGGCGACGGTCCGCGCCACCACGTCGTCGCTGGCCGTCACGTTCGAGCGGATCGTGGCGCTGCTCGGCGACCGCGGGTACATCGAGACGGTCGACGGCGAGTCCGAACTCACCGAGGCCGGGCACCGTCTGGCCCGCGTCTACAGCGAATCCGACCTGCTCGTCTGCGAGTGCATCGAGGACGGCGTCTTCGACGGCCTCGACCCGGCCGGCCTCGCGGCGGTGGTGAGCGCGCTGGTCTTCGAGTCCCGCGGCGAACGCGGCGGGATGCTCCTGACCGGCGAGAAGGTTCCCGGCGCAGTGCGCTCGGCCGTGCGGGACGTCGCGGACCGGTGGACCGACATCGTCGCCGCGGAAGCCGCGCACCGGCTGGAGCCGAGCCGCGAGCCGGACATCGGTTTCGTCGCGCCGATGCACCAGTGGGCCGCCGGCGGGACGCTCGCCGCCGTACTGATGGCAGCAGGTGAGCGGGGCCGCCCGCTCCCGGCGGGCGACTTCGTCCGCTGGTGCCGACAGGTGATCGATCTGCTCGATCAGATCAAGCAGACCTCGTTCGAGACCCGCCCGGGTCTGGCGACCGTCGCCACCGCGGCGATCGCCGCCGTGCGGCGCGGCGTCGTCGCGGAATCGGGCTGA
- a CDS encoding DUF4333 domain-containing protein — translation MSNPQDPNQWAQQGWQQPGQQPPQDQTQIAPQYGQQGFGAPTGDQTQISPQYQGQWGQQPQPQGQQFGGYQQQPPQFGQDQFGQQPGQPAQFAGQQFGQQFGQPGQPGLGGPKKSKTGLIVGIAAAAIIAIVAIVVLVGWLTGAFFGKKFDNAKVNEGVTKVLNESYNETDTKDVDCKTDGVKVKTGETFTCSATIGGKEKTVQVKVLDDNGKYQVGAPS, via the coding sequence ATGAGCAACCCGCAGGATCCGAACCAGTGGGCGCAGCAGGGCTGGCAGCAGCCGGGCCAGCAGCCCCCGCAGGATCAGACCCAGATCGCACCGCAGTACGGGCAGCAGGGCTTCGGCGCGCCGACGGGTGATCAGACCCAGATCTCCCCGCAGTACCAGGGCCAGTGGGGCCAGCAGCCGCAGCCGCAGGGCCAGCAGTTCGGCGGCTACCAGCAGCAGCCCCCGCAGTTCGGGCAGGACCAGTTCGGCCAGCAGCCGGGCCAGCCCGCGCAGTTCGCCGGCCAGCAGTTCGGGCAGCAGTTCGGCCAGCCGGGGCAGCCCGGCCTGGGCGGCCCCAAGAAGTCGAAGACCGGCCTCATCGTCGGCATCGCCGCCGCGGCGATCATCGCGATCGTGGCGATCGTCGTGCTGGTGGGCTGGCTGACCGGCGCCTTCTTCGGCAAGAAGTTCGACAACGCCAAGGTCAACGAGGGCGTCACCAAGGTCCTCAACGAGAGCTACAACGAGACCGACACCAAGGACGTCGACTGCAAGACCGACGGCGTCAAGGTCAAGACCGGCGAGACCTTCACCTGCAGCGCCACCATCGGCGGCAAGGAGAAGACGGTCCAGGTCAAGGTGCTCGACGACAACGGCAAGTACCAGGTGGGCGCTCCCTCCTGA
- a CDS encoding 5'-3' exonuclease, which produces MIPVTNDARPLMLLDSAGLWFRAYYAIPDKVTSADGRSVNALRGFLDMTSQLIATHRPGRLVACLDLDWRPAFRVELLPTYKTHRVAEDGDGSAEEVPDTLSPQVDMILEVLEAVGIATGGAVGLEADDVLGTLAARETSDPVIVVSGDRDLLQVADDTPPGVRCLYIGRGIAKAEMFGPAEVAEKYGLPLDRAGEAYAELALLRGDPSDGLPGVPGIGEKTASKLLLEYGSLAEIRAAADRTPSPLPARAATSIAASAAYLDAAWDVVWVQRNADVALSGSDELPRKARDPQRLAELAEELRIGAQVERLLAALAG; this is translated from the coding sequence ATGATTCCCGTGACGAACGACGCGCGCCCACTGATGCTGCTCGACTCCGCCGGGCTCTGGTTCCGGGCCTACTACGCGATCCCCGACAAGGTCACGTCGGCCGACGGTCGCTCCGTCAACGCGCTGCGCGGCTTCCTCGACATGACGTCGCAGCTGATCGCAACGCACCGGCCCGGGCGGCTCGTGGCGTGCCTCGACCTGGACTGGCGCCCCGCGTTCCGGGTGGAGCTGCTGCCGACGTACAAGACCCACCGGGTCGCCGAGGACGGCGACGGCAGCGCGGAGGAGGTCCCGGACACGCTCTCGCCGCAGGTCGACATGATCCTCGAGGTGCTCGAGGCCGTCGGCATCGCGACCGGCGGCGCCGTCGGGCTGGAGGCGGACGACGTGCTCGGCACCCTGGCGGCGCGCGAGACGAGCGATCCCGTGATCGTGGTCTCGGGCGACCGCGACCTGCTGCAGGTCGCCGACGACACCCCGCCCGGCGTGCGGTGCCTGTACATCGGCCGCGGCATCGCCAAGGCCGAGATGTTCGGGCCGGCCGAAGTGGCGGAGAAGTACGGCCTGCCGCTGGACCGGGCCGGCGAGGCCTACGCCGAACTCGCCCTGCTGCGCGGCGACCCGTCCGACGGGCTGCCCGGCGTGCCCGGCATCGGCGAGAAGACCGCGTCGAAGCTGCTGCTGGAATACGGCTCGCTCGCGGAGATCCGCGCGGCCGCGGATCGGACCCCGTCGCCGTTGCCGGCGCGCGCCGCCACGTCGATCGCGGCCTCGGCGGCCTACCTGGACGCCGCGTGGGACGTGGTCTGGGTGCAGCGGAACGCGGACGTCGCCCTCTCGGGCTCGGATGAACTGCCCCGGAAAGCACGCGATCCGCAGCGCCTGGCCGAGCTGGCCGAGGAACTGCGGATCGGGGCGCAGGTGGAGCGCCTGCTCGCCGCCCTCGCGGGCTGA
- a CDS encoding M24 family metallopeptidase — MSNPQSFPASVYATRLTRAQQLATSAGTPLVITPGPDLAYLTGIVSESFERLTALVITDAGFGLVVPRLELAILKDSSVPGLGEAGVELSVLDWVDGDDPYALVLGLLAGATTVAVADAVPALHLVPLLDRGLSARLATDVLRRLRMIKDAAELDELRAAGAAIDRVHARVGDFLKVGRTEREVADDIAAAIVEEGHTEAAFIIVGSGPHGADPHHEVSDRVVEAGDVVVVDIGGPLASGYNSDCTRTYAMGEPSEEILEQYALLERAQRASVDAVRPGVSAEAIDAAGRDLLADAGLGEFFLHRTGHGIGLSVHEEPYIVAGNDIPVEPGMAFSIEPGIYFSGRWGARIEDIVIVTEDGCEPVNTRPHSLTIL; from the coding sequence ATGAGTAACCCCCAGTCCTTTCCCGCCTCGGTGTACGCGACCCGTCTCACCCGGGCCCAGCAGCTCGCGACTTCGGCGGGGACCCCGCTGGTCATCACCCCCGGGCCCGACCTCGCGTACCTGACCGGCATCGTGAGCGAGTCGTTCGAGCGGCTGACGGCGCTCGTGATCACCGACGCAGGCTTCGGCCTGGTGGTCCCGCGGCTCGAGCTCGCCATCCTCAAGGACTCGTCGGTCCCCGGCCTGGGCGAGGCGGGCGTCGAACTCTCGGTACTGGACTGGGTCGACGGTGACGACCCGTACGCCCTGGTCCTCGGCCTGCTGGCCGGTGCCACGACGGTGGCCGTCGCGGACGCCGTGCCCGCGCTGCACCTCGTGCCGCTCCTGGACCGCGGTCTGAGCGCGCGCCTGGCGACCGACGTGCTGCGCCGCCTGCGGATGATCAAGGACGCCGCCGAGCTCGACGAGCTGCGGGCCGCGGGCGCCGCGATCGACCGGGTGCACGCCCGCGTCGGCGACTTCCTCAAGGTCGGGCGCACGGAGCGCGAGGTGGCCGACGACATCGCCGCCGCCATCGTCGAGGAGGGCCACACCGAGGCCGCGTTCATCATCGTGGGATCGGGGCCGCACGGCGCCGACCCGCACCACGAGGTCTCGGACCGCGTGGTCGAGGCGGGCGACGTGGTGGTCGTCGACATCGGGGGCCCGCTGGCGTCGGGGTACAACTCGGACTGCACCCGCACCTACGCCATGGGCGAGCCGTCGGAGGAGATCCTGGAGCAGTACGCGCTGCTCGAGCGGGCCCAGCGGGCCTCCGTCGACGCCGTGCGGCCGGGCGTGAGCGCCGAGGCGATCGACGCCGCGGGCCGCGACCTGCTCGCCGACGCCGGACTGGGGGAGTTCTTCCTGCACCGGACCGGGCACGGCATCGGGCTGTCGGTGCACGAGGAGCCCTACATCGTTGCGGGCAACGACATTCCGGTCGAACCGGGCATGGCCTTCTCGATCGAGCCGGGAATCTACTTCAGTGGCCGATGGGGAGCGCGGATCGAGGATATCGTCATCGTCACCGAGGACGGCTGCGAGCCCGTGAACACCAGGCCCCACAGTTTGACGATCCTCTAG
- a CDS encoding sugar porter family MFS transporter, with the protein MTHGGGTTAEGPSIFEEGDGNSSRVVQIAIVAAMGGLLFGYDSAVINGATKAIEGRFDIHGYTLGFAVASALLGAAAGAMTAGRIADRIGRLRVMQIAAVLFLLSALGCAFATHTWMLIVFRVVGGIGVGVASVIAPAYIAEVSPARIRGRLGSLQQMAIVLGIFLSLLVDWLLASLAGGASNDLWLGMEAWRWMFLVMAIPAVVYGVASTMIPESPRYLVSRHRIPEARRVLTMLLGEKNMDITVTRIEESLAGEEKHSWRDLVKPGGGIYPIVWVGLLLSIFQQAVGINVIFYYSNMLWQAVGFEESQSNLISVFTSIVNVIVTIVAIMLVDRIGRRPLLLIGSIGMAISLTTMAVCFSTAEIIDGKPSLTGVVGVLALVAANLFVIFFGVSWGPVVWVLLGEMFPNRIRGAALSLAAAAQWAANWAITVTFPKMEGNLTLAYGLYATFALLSLFFVYRFVPETKGKTLEDMDGNIPAR; encoded by the coding sequence ATGACGCACGGCGGCGGCACCACGGCCGAGGGCCCCTCGATCTTCGAGGAGGGCGACGGGAACAGCAGCCGCGTCGTCCAGATCGCGATCGTCGCCGCGATGGGCGGCCTCCTCTTCGGCTACGACAGCGCCGTCATCAACGGCGCCACCAAGGCCATCGAGGGCCGCTTCGACATCCACGGCTACACCCTGGGCTTCGCCGTCGCCTCGGCGCTCCTCGGTGCCGCCGCTGGCGCCATGACGGCGGGCCGCATCGCCGACCGGATCGGCCGCCTGCGCGTCATGCAGATCGCCGCGGTGCTGTTCCTCCTCAGCGCGCTGGGGTGCGCCTTCGCGACGCACACGTGGATGCTGATCGTCTTCCGCGTCGTCGGCGGGATCGGCGTCGGCGTCGCGTCGGTCATCGCTCCCGCCTACATCGCCGAGGTCTCGCCCGCCCGGATCCGGGGCCGGCTCGGCTCGCTGCAGCAGATGGCCATCGTGCTCGGCATCTTCCTCTCGCTGCTGGTCGACTGGCTCCTCGCCTCCCTCGCGGGCGGCGCCTCCAACGATCTGTGGCTGGGCATGGAGGCCTGGCGCTGGATGTTCCTGGTCATGGCCATCCCCGCCGTCGTCTACGGCGTGGCGTCGACGATGATCCCGGAGTCGCCGCGGTACCTGGTGTCCCGGCACCGCATCCCCGAGGCCCGCAGGGTCCTCACGATGCTGCTGGGCGAGAAGAACATGGACATCACGGTGACCCGCATCGAGGAGAGCCTCGCGGGCGAGGAGAAGCACTCCTGGCGCGACCTGGTCAAGCCCGGCGGCGGCATCTACCCGATCGTCTGGGTGGGCCTGCTGCTGTCGATCTTCCAGCAGGCCGTGGGCATCAACGTGATCTTCTACTACTCGAACATGCTCTGGCAGGCCGTCGGATTCGAGGAGTCGCAGTCGAACCTGATCAGCGTGTTCACGTCGATCGTCAACGTCATCGTCACCATCGTCGCGATCATGCTGGTCGACCGGATCGGGCGGCGCCCGCTGCTGCTCATCGGCTCGATCGGCATGGCGATCTCACTCACCACGATGGCGGTCTGCTTCAGCACCGCCGAGATCATCGACGGCAAGCCCAGCCTGACGGGCGTGGTCGGGGTCCTCGCGCTGGTGGCCGCGAACCTCTTCGTGATCTTCTTCGGCGTCAGCTGGGGGCCCGTCGTGTGGGTGCTGCTGGGCGAGATGTTCCCCAATCGCATCCGCGGCGCGGCACTCTCCCTGGCCGCGGCCGCGCAGTGGGCGGCCAACTGGGCCATCACCGTGACCTTCCCCAAGATGGAGGGCAACCTCACGCTGGCCTACGGGCTGTACGCGACCTTCGCGCTGCTCTCGCTCTTCTTCGTCTACCGGTTCGTGCCGGAGACCAAGGGCAAGACCCTGGAGGACATGGACGGGAACATCCCCGCCCGGTAG
- a CDS encoding PPOX class F420-dependent oxidoreductase, which produces MPHDDRPVLNPDALAFVTDRHLATLSTVRADGTPHTVAIAFTYDPATGLARVITSGDSQKARNAGRGGYAALTQVDGARWLTLEGPARVLADTDSVRDAEARYAVRYRQPRENPKRVVIEIDVTRVLGSSTLRA; this is translated from the coding sequence GTGCCCCACGACGACCGCCCCGTTCTCAATCCCGACGCCCTCGCCTTCGTGACCGACCGCCACCTCGCGACACTGAGCACCGTGCGCGCCGACGGCACGCCGCACACCGTCGCGATCGCGTTCACCTACGACCCTGCGACGGGACTCGCCCGCGTGATCACCTCCGGCGACAGCCAGAAGGCCCGCAACGCGGGTCGCGGCGGGTACGCCGCGCTGACCCAGGTCGACGGTGCGCGGTGGCTCACCCTGGAGGGGCCGGCGCGGGTCCTGGCCGACACGGACTCGGTGCGCGATGCCGAGGCCCGCTACGCCGTGCGGTACCGGCAACCGCGCGAGAACCCGAAGCGCGTGGTGATCGAGATCGACGTGACCCGGGTACTGGGATCGAGCACGCTCCGCGCGTAG
- a CDS encoding SDR family NAD(P)-dependent oxidoreductase, which yields MSADRIPDGAVLLLGGRSEVGLEVAKRIAPGRDVILAARRSELLDEQIAVLREVGATGVFPIEFDADRTDLHAAFLGEVADRFGRIGVAVVAFGILGDQARAEADPSHAVQIAQTDYVAQVSILLGLAKLLRAQDPRDGGRGAIVAFSSVAGVRVRKANYVYGSTKAGLDGFVQGFTDSLHGSGIQVLLARPGFIVGAMTRELMASGVTPAPFSRTAPQVAEATVHALRRGRRVVWIPALLRPLYAGLRFVPQAVWRRMPR from the coding sequence GTGAGTGCGGACAGGATTCCCGACGGCGCGGTGCTCCTCCTGGGCGGCCGGAGCGAGGTCGGTCTGGAAGTGGCGAAGCGGATCGCGCCGGGCCGGGACGTGATCCTCGCCGCCCGCCGTTCGGAGCTCCTGGACGAGCAGATCGCGGTGCTCCGGGAGGTGGGCGCCACCGGCGTCTTCCCGATCGAGTTCGACGCCGACCGCACCGACCTGCACGCCGCCTTCCTCGGGGAGGTGGCCGACCGGTTCGGCCGGATCGGCGTCGCGGTGGTCGCCTTCGGCATCCTCGGCGATCAGGCCCGGGCCGAAGCGGATCCGTCGCACGCGGTGCAGATCGCGCAGACCGACTACGTCGCGCAGGTGTCGATCCTGCTGGGGCTGGCGAAGCTGCTGCGCGCCCAGGACCCGCGGGACGGAGGCCGCGGCGCGATCGTCGCGTTCTCGTCGGTCGCCGGGGTCCGCGTGCGCAAGGCCAACTACGTCTACGGCAGCACCAAGGCGGGCCTCGACGGTTTCGTTCAGGGCTTCACGGATTCGCTGCACGGCAGCGGGATCCAGGTCCTCCTCGCGCGGCCCGGCTTCATCGTCGGCGCGATGACGCGTGAGCTCATGGCGTCCGGAGTGACGCCGGCGCCCTTCAGCCGCACCGCGCCGCAGGTCGCGGAGGCGACGGTGCACGCGCTGCGCCGCGGCCGCCGCGTCGTGTGGATCCCGGCTCTCCTGCGCCCGCTCTACGCCGGGCTGCGCTTCGTCCCGCAGGCGGTCTGGCGCCGGATGCCGCGATGA
- the cbiE gene encoding precorrin-6y C5,15-methyltransferase (decarboxylating) subunit CbiE produces MTVTVVGIGADGWAGLTDGARRTLLDATVIHGAPRHLAFLPAGLAEEAARPWPSPLLPAIDELADGVHVLASGDPMFYGVGATIARRRPDLDLHVIPHLSSFALACARLRWPAEEVTVVSAVARDPSPVVRAVRAGRRTIVLSESGATPAHLADMLREAGLHATITVLEQLGGAREKVRPFRRNLRVDDLNVVALESAAPAGEFDFEHDGQITKADVRAMTVAALRPTPGWIWDFGAGSGSVGITWALQGGGSVAAVERRADRAERVARNAARAGVPVEVVVGDTADLTADLPVPDAIFIGGGLTEALAAACVGVLPSGGRLVANTVTVEGQCLAAALRARYGGELRSCTVADLAPLGGGTAWQPRRPIVQWVFVKGEA; encoded by the coding sequence ATGACGGTGACGGTGGTCGGCATCGGCGCCGACGGCTGGGCCGGCCTCACCGACGGTGCGCGCCGCACCCTGCTCGACGCGACCGTCATCCACGGCGCGCCCCGCCATCTCGCGTTCCTCCCGGCGGGACTCGCCGAGGAAGCCGCGCGCCCCTGGCCCTCGCCCCTGCTGCCCGCGATCGACGAGCTGGCCGACGGGGTGCACGTGCTCGCCAGCGGCGACCCGATGTTCTACGGCGTCGGCGCGACGATCGCGCGGCGGCGGCCCGACCTCGACCTGCACGTGATCCCGCACCTGTCGTCGTTTGCGCTGGCCTGCGCGCGCCTGCGCTGGCCCGCGGAGGAGGTCACGGTCGTGTCCGCGGTGGCCCGCGACCCGTCGCCCGTCGTCCGGGCGGTCCGGGCGGGCCGGCGCACGATCGTGCTCAGCGAGTCCGGCGCCACTCCCGCACACCTCGCCGACATGCTGCGCGAGGCGGGCCTGCACGCGACGATCACCGTGCTCGAGCAGCTGGGCGGGGCCCGCGAGAAGGTACGCCCGTTCCGGCGGAACCTGCGGGTCGACGATCTGAACGTGGTCGCGCTCGAATCGGCTGCGCCCGCCGGGGAGTTCGACTTCGAGCACGACGGCCAGATCACGAAGGCCGACGTGCGGGCGATGACGGTGGCCGCGCTGCGGCCGACGCCGGGGTGGATCTGGGACTTCGGCGCCGGCTCGGGGTCGGTCGGGATCACCTGGGCGCTGCAGGGCGGCGGATCGGTGGCCGCCGTGGAGCGGCGCGCCGATCGGGCCGAGCGGGTGGCGCGCAACGCCGCCCGCGCCGGCGTGCCGGTGGAGGTGGTCGTCGGCGACACCGCCGATCTCACCGCCGACCTGCCGGTGCCCGACGCGATCTTCATCGGCGGCGGCCTCACCGAGGCACTCGCCGCGGCCTGCGTCGGCGTGCTGCCGTCGGGCGGCCGGCTCGTGGCGAACACCGTCACCGTCGAGGGGCAGTGCCTGGCCGCGGCCCTGCGGGCCCGGTACGGCGGCGAGCTCCGCAGCTGCACCGTCGCCGATCTCGCGCCGCTGGGAGGCGGGACCGCATGGCAGCCGCGCCGGCCGATCGTGCAATGGGTGTTCGTGAAAGGTGAGGCGTGA